In Lewinella sp. 4G2, the DNA window ACAACGGCAGGTGCTGGAAGTCAGTGGACAACAACTGGCGGGCCGAAGCTTCGGGTACCCCGAACCAATCCATCAGCAGGGAGCCGTAGACGTCACGGAAGTCGTATTGCATCTCGACGCCAAGGCGGATGTCGACGTCGACGGGTACGTTGGCGTTTTCACCAGTTACGCCCGGCTGGACGCAGGAGCCAAAGAGGAGCATCGGCGCTGCGTCGCCGTGGTCGGTTCCGTTGCTGCCATTGCCGACGATGCGGCGGCCGAACTCGGAATAGGTCATGCCCACCACCCGTTCTTCGAGGCCCTGAGCGGCGAGGTCCGCCTGGAAGGCCGCGATGGCGTTGGATAGGGTGAGGAGCAGATCGGCGTGTTCCCCGATGGTCGTATCCCCACCAGCCGCCTGGCCCGCGTGGGTATCGAAGCCACCGAGTTCGGCGACGTAGATGCGCGTTCGGGAGCCTCCGGAGATGAGCTTAGCGACGTCCTTCAGCTTTTGGGCTAGTTGGTTTCCGGCGGGGTAATCGACGGCATTCATACCCAGTTCGCCGGCCCGCTCGATGCTGGTCGCGTACTCGTTATTCTTGGCGATGGTATCGCGCAACCAACTGAGTTCGCGACCGTAATTCGTATCCAGCGTCGGGCCACCCTCGTATACGGGTAGCTGACCGATGCTGCCCAGACCAGCCAGTACCGTACTGTAATTACCGGCACGCCCTTGACAGGTCTCCGCTAGCGCGCTCCCCATGACGATGGCGAATGGATCGGGCTCCTCGGAATTAGGATAGCCTTCGGGGAAGGTCGGGGTCCGTGCATCCAGGTGGCGGCCCAGCCAGCCGGTCGTCAGTACCTCGTCGCTGTCGGAAGCCGTATTCATGATATCCGTCGAGCGAAAGTGGGAGCGGTTTTGCTCGGGGTAACCGACGCCCTGCACTACGCTCACCTTACCTTCCTGGTATAACTGGTGGACACCCGCCATGGCGGGGTGGATGCCGAGGTTATCTTCCAGCGAAAGCACCTTGTTGGCGGGAATGACGAGCTCCGGCCGGGCGGATGTAAGCCCCTCGTACTGGTCGAGCGGAATGATAGTATTGAGGCCATCGTTACCACCACGTAATTGCAGCAGTACGAGGATGCGGCCATTATCTTCCATCTCCTCGGCCAGCCACGGCGCGGAGAGGGCGCTGAGCGGCGATCGGCTCAGCAGGAAAGGCAGGGGGAATACGGAAGCGCGGCGAAGAAAAGAACGGCGTTTCATGGATTGATCTTTAGGAAGGGGAAAAGCAGGGAACTAGATTAACGGAAGGAGCTCAACTCACTAAATGAGTTGATACTCTGGCATTTCCGTCATGGCTCTTACCATTCGGCGCAGGTTATTTTCCAGGGAAGTAGCCAAGCCTTCATCGTTTGGATTCGCCAGGAGGGTAGCGTATTCTACCGACCACTGGGTTTCCGGCAGACCGGGCAAGAGCAGCTCCCGGAGGGCCTCCCGTTGTCCTTCCGGAATGGGCCGGGGGAAGAGCAAGCTTACCCACTCGTCAATCATTGGCCAGAGCGCAACCGGATCGGGGAATTGCCGGACGAGCGCCAGCAAACTAAAGTCCACCACTCCGTAACCCTGAATACCGGGCGTACGGCGGAACAGGTTGTTGATCATCTTATTGCGCAGGGCGAGCGTGGAAGAATTGATCCAGGACCGGTAGAAAAGCGGCTCCTGGTAAAAGGCCGGCCAACCGGAAACGGAGGGCGCGCGGAAGTCACCCATCCCCATTTGGTCCGCCCGCACGAACAGGGCATTGTAGAATTGCTGATCCGGATTATTCGGGTTGACGGGGATGACCGCAAATTGCCGCACTAAGCCCACTACGTACTGAATGGGATGCTTGATCATCGGCCCCTGACTCTGGACGTCAAAGAAGTGCTGGCTGCCCAGCAGCGTCCGTACCACCGGCCCCACCACGTAGTCGTTGGCCCGCAACAGAGCCGCGAGCGGTTGGATGACGTTCGCTTCCACGGCGTCGGTGATCTCGTAGTAGACGAACCAACGGTAGAGCTTGCGGGCGAGGAACTCAGCTGCGGCATCCTTTTCAAAGATCAGATCAACGAGGCGCTGGTAGGTTGTTTCTCCCGTGCTGGGGAACTGGATACTACCGAAGCGAGGGCTCAATTGCACTGCCTCCGCGTCGTGGCGTGCGGGGACAAACTCAGCGGTAAGCGGGAGGGTGACGTCGCTCGCAAACGTCCGCTGGGTACGCCAGCCGGTCAGGGAGCGGGCCATAGCCACGACGTCTTCTTCGGTGTAATTCGTGTAGTCGCCGGGGCCGACTTGCGGTCCCTTACCCACGGTGAAGAGTTCCAGCAGCTCCCGCGCGTAGTTCTCGTTGGGCCGCCGCACGGTATTCTGGTTGCCGTTCAGGAAAGCCAGCATCACCGGGTCGACGGTAACGTCCTTCACCAATT includes these proteins:
- a CDS encoding DUF1800 family protein: MPTPTTLSRRSFLRPHLAPAAAPAMVSSASGLEPYTGPWTKQEAGHLLARATFGATFETLRTATEQGLEATLDQLLTELPLPTPPIAEEDDGITPAGESWTEYAYPENVGERIVAVRIRKNSFRSWLNKLRVEEGISARETMVLFWHDHFANDLYQDVRWNYLHSTLLRENAFGDFRQLVKDVTVDPVMLAFLNGNQNTVRRPNENYARELLELFTVGKGPQVGPGDYTNYTEEDVVAMARSLTGWRTQRTFASDVTLPLTAEFVPARHDAEAVQLSPRFGSIQFPSTGETTYQRLVDLIFEKDAAAEFLARKLYRWFVYYEITDAVEANVIQPLAALLRANDYVVGPVVRTLLGSQHFFDVQSQGPMIKHPIQYVVGLVRQFAVIPVNPNNPDQQFYNALFVRADQMGMGDFRAPSVSGWPAFYQEPLFYRSWINSSTLALRNKMINNLFRRTPGIQGYGVVDFSLLALVRQFPDPVALWPMIDEWVSLLFPRPIPEGQREALRELLLPGLPETQWSVEYATLLANPNDEGLATSLENNLRRMVRAMTEMPEYQLI
- a CDS encoding DUF1501 domain-containing protein; amino-acid sequence: MKRRSFLRRASVFPLPFLLSRSPLSALSAPWLAEEMEDNGRILVLLQLRGGNDGLNTIIPLDQYEGLTSARPELVIPANKVLSLEDNLGIHPAMAGVHQLYQEGKVSVVQGVGYPEQNRSHFRSTDIMNTASDSDEVLTTGWLGRHLDARTPTFPEGYPNSEEPDPFAIVMGSALAETCQGRAGNYSTVLAGLGSIGQLPVYEGGPTLDTNYGRELSWLRDTIAKNNEYATSIERAGELGMNAVDYPAGNQLAQKLKDVAKLISGGSRTRIYVAELGGFDTHAGQAAGGDTTIGEHADLLLTLSNAIAAFQADLAAQGLEERVVGMTYSEFGRRIVGNGSNGTDHGDAAPMLLFGSCVQPGVTGENANVPVDVDIRLGVEMQYDFRDVYGSLLMDWFGVPEASARQLLSTDFQHLPLFGACNATSIQDPGNNAANALSLNVYPNPVSEQLTVGFRSGGGRVSVAVYNAAGSLVLPITDRSFTAGDQRITVPVARLPRGAYLVRVMEAGGVQASRRFVKE